The following are from one region of the Gossypium hirsutum isolate 1008001.06 chromosome D03, Gossypium_hirsutum_v2.1, whole genome shotgun sequence genome:
- the LOC107961972 gene encoding putative pentatricopeptide repeat-containing protein At1g10330, with the protein MNSEYLLQHLQRFIKRPNQIKQIHSLLITSALLFNTASKWKPTLLYNTLIRAYLNIIPHRSLTLFTLMLHHQAPPNGHTFTSLFKAASTSHSLASLSCSPLHAQALKRGILTDSFVQTSLLGLYAKLGSLSNVCKVFEEILNPCIVACNAMLDAFGRNGDMGSALFLFDRMIEKDVVSWTSVMNGFVRGKQFAKAFWVFEKMIEFSVKPSEATYVNALSCCANLEKQGGFYQGRQIHGYIFRNEGVMNVFMGTALIDFYGKRGHLEFAFRVFNQMLDREVCTWNAMISSLTCNGREKEALDLFEKMKEDGMCPNEVTFVAVLTACARTKRVELGLQFFQSMWCQYGIVPIMEHYGCMVDLLGRAGLLTQATEFVDTMPFQPDASVLGALLGACKIHGAIELGNKVGRRLLELQPRHCGLYVALSTINADKERWDRAADLRKAMVEAGIRKVPAYSFIDPM; encoded by the coding sequence ATGAACTCTGAGTATCTGCTGCAACACCTTCAACGTTTCATCAAACGTCCAAACCAAATCAAGCAAATTCATTCCCTGCTAATCACCTCCGCTCTCCTCTTCAATACCGCTTCCAAATGGAAACCAACCCTCCTTTACAACACCTTGATAAGAGCTTATCTCAACATAATCCCACATCGTTCCCTTACACTCTTCACCCTCATGCTTCATCATCAGGCACCCCCCAATGGCCATACTTTTACTTCCCTTTTCAAAGCTGCCTCTACCTCCCACTCCTTAGCTTCGCTTTCTTGTTCACCGCTCCATGCCCAAGCACTAAAGCGTGGCATCTTGACTGATTCCTTTGTGCAAACATCGTTGCTTGGTTTGTATGCTAAACTTGGTAGCCTAAGTAATGTGTGTAAAGTGTTCGAAGAAATTCTTAACCCGTGCATCGTTGCGTGTAATGCGATGCTTGATGCTTTTGGGAGAAATGGTGATATGGGTTCTGCTCTTTTCCTTTTTGACCGCATGATTGAAAAGGATGTGGTGTCTTGGACAAGCGTTATGAATGGTTTCGTAAGGGGCAAACAGTTTGCAAAGGCTTTTTGGGTTTTTGAGAAAATGATAGAATTTTCGGTTAAACCGAGCGAGGCTACTTATGTTAACGCACTCTCTTGTTGTGCTAATTTAGAAAAGCAAGGTGGGTTTTACCAAGGGAGGCAGATACATGGGTATATTTTCAGAAACGAGGGCGTTATGAATGTTTTCATGGGCACAGCATTGATTGATTTTTATGGAAAAAGAGGTCATTTAGAGTTTGCCTTTAGAGTTTTTAATCAAATGTTGGATAGAGAGGTTTGTACTTGGAATGCAATGATCTCTTCTCTTACATGTAATGGTAGAGAAAAGGAGGCTTTGGACTTGTTTGAGAAGATGAAAGAGGACGGAATGTGTCCGAATGAGGTTACATTTGTTGCTGTTCTAACAGCATGTGCTCGCACCAAGAGAGTGGAGTTGGGTTTACAATTCTTTCAATCAATGTGGTGCCAATATGGCATTGTGCCAATAATGGAACACTACGGGTGTATGGTAGATCTTTTAGGCAGAGCAGGCCTTTTGACTCAAGCGACTGAGTTTGTAGACACTATGCCATTTCAACCTGATGCTTCGGTTTTGGGGGCTCTTTTAGGTGCTTGTAAGATTCATGGTGCCATTGAACTTGGAAATAAAGTGGGGAGAAGGTTGCTTGAGTTGCAGCCACGACATTGTGGACTATATGTAGCATTGTCTACCATAAATGCCGACAAGGAGAGATGGGATCGTGCAGCTGACTTGAGGAAAGCCATGGTAGAAGCAGGCATCAGAAAAGTTCCAGCTTATAGCTTCATTGATCCCATGTAA